DNA sequence from the Ignavibacteria bacterium genome:
GAAAAGGCTTACGCTGAAATCTGACCATCTGAAATCTGCCGGTTCCAGGCCTCCGGTGTGCCCTAAGTCACAGCCACCCGAAGGGCCTGTTTCACAGCCACCTGAAAACCTTCAATATGAGCCTAAAACTAAGGAAAACAGGGCTTTTACTGAAAACCTTCAGCCACCTGAAAGCCGAAATCCCGGCCGTAATCAACAATGTATTAATACAATCAACAATTATATAAAAGAAAATATACAGAGCCCTGATGAATCAGGACTCTGTGCGCTCCTTCTTAAAAAAATGACTGAGAACTATGCGCCGCGCAGAATACCGCAGTTTAATAAATGGCAGAAAGAGATTTCATACATGTTGAATGAAGGCATCCCATTTGAAAAGATCTCGCGCGTAATTGAATTTTCTCAAAATACCGACTTCTGGAAATCAAGAATCCGTTCGGCCTCTTCACTCAACTTTAACTTCGAAACGCTCGCCATGCAGATGACGGCAGCCGAAAAGAAAAATCAAAATCTCCAATTAAATTCACCGAGGATACTCCTATGAAAGACGAAATTTGCCTCCGGCTTGAAGCGGAAGTCCTTAACACAATCCTTACCGATAAACACAGCTTCATCAGCGCTGCCGCTATTAACGCCCCCTCTGGAATTTTTTCCGGGGAGGAACACAGGATCATTTATTCGCAGGCTATGGATTATTTCTTTGAAACGGGACTTGCTCCTACCTTCGACAAGCTTTACGACAGGCTTTTTATTCAGGGCAGCCACCACGAGCTCCGCGATTATTTCCTCAACGTCATTCAGCAGGCGAGCATTAACCGCCATACGGGCAATATTATTAAACGCCTTACGGAAATAAAAATTGAAAGAGAAATCAGGAACTGCTTTAAGAATACACACGAATCAGGACTCGATTTTGCAAATAAACTCATTGAAGATTTTAACTTAATCCTTCAGGAGAATATCGGCGGCTGTATTAAGGAAATAAGAAACATCGACGTGGCCGAGGAGGTCTTAAAGGAACTTCATGATGGACTTAAAGGGGTTAACGCACAGTATATACCCACACTCATACCTAACCTGGACAGGCAGATTACAGGCATTCCTAAAAACCAGGTAACCATAATTGCCGCAAGACCGGGAATGGGGAAAACAGACCTTATGCTTCAGCTGATGAGGAATTTCATGCGGCAGGGACTGAAACCCGGCATATTCAGCCTCGAGATGGACGCAAAAAGCCTTCTTATACGCAACTTATCGGAAGCGGCAAATATCAATACACTTACAATCGATGGCCGGGAATTGAACCAGGAGGAAATCAATATGCTCATTCAGGCTGCAAAAAAATACAGCCTCGATGACTACATTGTTGACGACACTCCGCGACAGAACCCGGAGAGCATTAAGGCTAAGATCAACTACTGGCGCTTGAGGCATAAAGTTGACGTTATTATAATCGACTACCTGACCTTAATCCAAACCCGCTACCAGAAGCAGCGCTACGACCTTGAAATTGGAGAACTGGTAAAGGACCTGCGGTCATTGGCAAAGCAGACGGGCGTCCCCATTGTTATCTTAAGCCAGCTGAACCGCGATTCCGAAAAGAGAATTTCTCACAGGCCGCAGCTGGGGGACCTCCGGGAGTCGGGTTCAATTGAGCAGGAAGCCCATCTCGTGCTTCTGCTCTACCGCCCCGCCGAGTACGGTGTAAATCCATTTGAAGGGAGCAATTATTTGTATTACGATAATCAGGGCAGTCCCCTTAAGGCCGAAGAGTACATGGAAATTGTCATAGCCAAGGCGCGCAGCGGCCGGACGGGCGTTGTTCCCGTGCAGTATGTTCCATCAATTCACCACATTGAAGGCGCCAGATGCGTGAAGGTTTAGCGCTTCGCATGTCCGGGATGAATAAAAAAAAGGAGCATCAATTCCGCAGGTTAGCTTTGCTAACGAGATGAGTCTAATTGATAGACCACTCCAACGGTAAAGGATGCTCCGGAACTAAAATACAACGTTATTATTTTTTATGCAAATTGTTTTTCCGGCAACGTTAATCCACAAGCGCGGAGGCAAAGCGGACTCCAACGGCTTTGGCCGATATTACTGCCTGCGTTGTTGGAACAACAAGCTTCTGATGCGCTATGGCGTCTTCAATCTTAACGCTCGTTATTTCACTTCCTTTTAATGCAACCATGCGCCCAAACTTTTTCTTCGAGGCAAGCTCAATTGCATATGTGCCGAACTTGGTCGAAAGTATCCTGTCGTATGGAGTCGGGCTGCCGCCTCTCTGCAGGTGGCCCAAAACGGTCACTCTTGTTTCAAGTCCCGTTGCATCAGAAATGTTCTTTGCCACCAGCTCGCCTATTCCACCTAACTGCAGGGGATCTGTACGTTTTTTGTCCGTTGCTCTTACAACCATCTGCCCGTCCTCGGGCTTTGCGCCTTCGGCAACGCATACAATACTGAAGCGCTTGCCCATCATGTCGCGCCTTATAACGTGGTCATAAACCTTCTGCCACGAAAACGGGAATTCGGGCAATAATATAATATCGGCTCCGCCGGCAAGGCCTCCGTTAAGGGCAATCCATCCGGCATAACGCCCCATTACTTCAACTACCATCACCCTGTGATGCGATGAGGCCGTGGTGTGAAGGCGGTCAATTGCCTCCGAGACCACATATACTGCCGAATCGTGTCCGAATGTCTGGTCCGTCGCCTCCAGGTCGTTGTCAATTGTCTTCGGAACGCCCACAATGTTCATTCCCATCTTGCTCAGTTTGCTGCAGATGTTCATCGTGCCGTCGCCGCCAATTGCAATAAGCGCGTCCAGGTTCCAGCCCTGGTAATTCCTTAATGCAGCTTTGGATTTATCTGTAATTATAATTTCACCGTTTACTTCTTCCGGCCAGTGGAACGGGTCGCCCTTGTTCGATGAGCCAAGTATCGTTCCGCCTGTAGTCAGAATGCCCGATACGTCCCTGTTATACAACTGGCGTGCCTTTCCCTGCACAAGTCCTTCAAATCCGTCCTCAATGCCGAATACCTCCATGCCGTAGTCATGCGCCGGCTTGGATACCCCCCTAATTACGGCGTTAAGCCCGGGGCAGTCACCGCCTCCGGTCAGAATGCCTATTCTTTTTATGCCTGATTTCGATTTCATTTTTACCCGATTAAGTTCTAAAATTGTCCTATAAATATAGGCGCAATAGTTCAAAGTTCAAAGTTCGAAGTTGAGGGGAAGATAGGAATGACAAGGTGTAGGGGTATCCTTGTCCTTACTTTTTAATTTTTAATTTTTAATTGCCTTCATCCTGTGTAGGTGAAGAATTCTTCGCCGTTATCCTTGGTGTGTATAAGAAGCATTCTTGCCCGCACAAGCTTTACAAGCGTGCGCGATGCCCGCCTTTCGGAAATGTTTGCCAGGCGGCTTAAGAGCTTTACGTTAATGGTTTCATTCTTATCCAGGTAATCAAAAACTATTTTTTCGCTGCTTCCAACAACGTATTTTACGAGCTCCGTCTTCTGCGCGTCGGCTCTCAGTATACGCACCATCTCCTTGCTTGCAAGCATGCTCTTGTCGTTTACGCGCACGTAAACCTGCGCTTTTGTAATGTCTAATTCAGGAAGGTAATCCTGCAGGCGGTGCGGCTTTTCATCCGATTCAGGTATCTCCGCCACAACAATTTCCTTGTTGTTAAGATCGATATACTCCAGGCTGAACTTTACCGGCGGCTCGCAGTACTGCGACGCGGCTTCTTTTATCAGCTCAGCCTCCCCTTTTTCACTCTGCACGCCGACGACGGTCTTATCGTCGTCGATCCCGAAAATCATGTATCCGCCCTTTGTGTTTGCAAAGGCAATCATTTCCTTTGCAATCTTTTCGTGCGAAGAAAATCTCAGCTTGAATTCGCAGTGGAGATTTTCGCCCTCTTCAATCAGCTGTAATAACTCTTTGCGTCGCATAAATCCTTAAACCCTCAAAACAGATCCCGGCACCTTTTCTGCCCTCCGGGAAAAATCAATTCCTATATAAATAACAACTAAAACCGGTATAGAATTCAATTAAGGTTAAAAATTTGCCTTACGGCAGAATAACGTCGTTATACCTTCCGCGTATTAGCGAGGCACGGTGCAGTACATATGGTGAATTGTCTGTAGGCTTGTGTTCTAACGGCGAAGGGATTACAGCGGCAAGCCGGGCGCATTCGTTTACCGTAAGCGCTCCGGGCTCTTTGTCAAAATATACGCGCGAGGCCTCTTTAATTCCGAATATGCCGTCGCCAAACTCTATGGCGTTTGCATAATTTTCAAGCAGGGCTTCTTTACTAACTTCCTTTTCCATTCTGACTGTTATCATCAGCTCCTTGGCTTTGCGGAACAAATTCTTGTCCGTCCTTAAGAAAAGATTTTTTGCAAGCTGCATTGTTATTGTGCTTCCGCCCCTGGCAATTCTTTTCCTGCGCTTGTTCACCTTCATCGAGTGCTCCAGCTCTTCCCAGTCTATGCCCTTATGCGTGAAGAACTTTCCGTCTTCCATAGAAACAACCGATTTCAGGAAGTTGGGACTTATCTCGTCAAGAGATGCCCAGGACTGCCGGGGGTAATAGACCATAAAGTGCTCCATCGCCCTTTGTTCCATTACGGAGGATATCCTGAAATGGCTGTATTCAATAAGGGGAATTTCAAAAGAAGGGATGCACATATACATTACAAATAATACGTACAGAACCCCGAAAATGAATTTCCTTTCCTGAAGTTTCGGGATGGCCTTTTTGTATAATTCCCCAAGCTCATTTTCCGGAAACTGCATCTTACCTGTCGTCTCTTACCCTGGAATTCTTTTTCTTAGGAGCGCTGTTTACATTCGCAGAATCCTTTGGCTCAGTCTTTGTGCCTGCTGAATCCTTTATGGCGCCGNNNNNNNNNNNNNNNNNNNNNNNNNNNNNNNNNNNNNNNNNNNNNNNNNNNNNNNNNNNNNNNNNNNNNNNNNNNNNNNNNNNNNNNNNNNNNNNNNNNNATTCGCAGAATCCTTTGGCTCAGTCTTTGTGCCTGCTGAATCCTTTATGGCGCCGTTATTCATGGCTCCCGGAGGCGTCTGACTTTTAACATTCAGGCTATCCTTAACCGGATTCTGATGCGGTACAATAGGCTTTTCACTATTCTGATGCCCACCCTGGGGAGGCGCACTCTGATTATTGTTCTGCTGAACGTTCTGCCCGGGCTGAGTATTATTCTGATTTACATTCGCATTATTTGTCTTAGGACTATTGCTTAGCGAATCTGCCATCTGCGGCGAAGTGTTCTGCTGCTTGTCTTCAGGCTTATTAAGAGCGTTCTTAGCGTTATTTATGGAATCCCTTACAGCCTGCTCTTTTTTCTTTTCATCCTTAAAGACCTGGAGCTTACTTCTTACAGCATTTGCATACGCAGTTGAGGGGAATTTGGTCAGAACGGAATCGTAGACTGCAGCCGCGGAGTCGGGCATATCCAGATTATTTTCATATATATAGCCCGAGGCATAAAGCGCTTTGGGTGCAAATGACGACTTGGGGTACTTGTGGTATATGCTCCTGAATTCCGAAATAGCATCCTTGTACAAAGAATCCTTCATCGTCTGCTCGGCGTGAACAAAGAGTTCTTCAGCCTCGTCGTACTTCAGGTTAATTATTGGTTTACCGAGCTTTGATGCCGCGGCGTTCACAATGCTTTCGTTGTTGTAATCTTTATATATAACTTCAAAGAGGCTGTCGGCCTTAGCCTTGTTATCCTTTGTCAGGTAATAAGAGCCAAGAGCGTAGAGTGAACGCGCCATATAAGGGTTGCCGGGATAGCTCGTAACAATATGATTATAATAATAGAACGCCGAATCGGGAACATTCAGCTCTGTAAAGAAAAGGCTTCCAAGCTCATATTCATTTTTTGAGAGCATTGTCTTTATGGAGTCTGCGCTTATCTTAGGCATCACGGGCGCAGATTTCTTTTTCTGCTGTCCTGCCTGCTGCTGTGTTCTTGTATCGCTTCCTCTTGAATTCCTGGAGTTGGCGTTGTCTTCCTTCTGCTGCTCTGCTGTCTGCTTTGCCTTCTCCTTTGCAAGGCTGTCCAGCACCGCCTGCTCTTTATAGTATGCAGCGGAATCCTGAACGTAGCTCTGCGGGTTCTGCAGATAGTTAAGCTGCTTATTAAGCTGGTTTATTGAAGCCGTCAGGTTATCGTACTTTGTAAAGTTCTGAACTTTTCTTGAGGCCTTCTGTGTAAATTCCTGCGGCGCAGACGATGACATCGATTTTTTATAATAGTAGTTTGCGCTGTCGTAATCGGCGTGCTGTTTTTCTAGTATCTCGCCTTCGTAGTACTGGGCTATACCGGCATTAGGCGACTGCTTGAAAGATGTATCCACTTTTGTAAACTGGGCGAAAGCGTCATCATAGCGTTTCATTTCAAGGTATGACAGGCCTATCTGAAGTTCGGTAGTATCCCTGTAGGCGTCGTACTTCTGTTCGTCTGAGATATCCGTAAAAATATTAAGCGAGCGGTCCAGGTTGCCCAGCTGTCTTTGAACTTTTCCATACTGAAGCTTTGAATTATATTCCATGTCGTAAGTAGGGTCATAATCCAGCACTCCGGCAAAAGCCTTTGCGGCTTCTTCCGGTTTATTTACCTTCAGGTATGTTTTTCCCATTTCATAAATAACAGCGGCGTTTACCTTTCCGTCGTCAGAAACCTTAAGAAGTTCCTGGCATCTTGCAATTGCGTCGTCATACTTTTCCTGCGAAATAAGGTATCCTATCTGCTGTATGTATACCTTAGTCAGAATATCTCTGTCGTCCTGTTCACGGGCAGCCTTCTGCACCTCATTAAGAGTAGCCTCGGCCTGTGTGTAGTTCCTCAGCCTCAGCTGCGTCATGCCAATATAAAGCTGTGCTTCAGTAGCAAGTTCGCTCTTGGGGAAAGTTGAAATAAGCTCTGTAAATTTTCTTAAGGCCTTCTGGTAGTCCTGCTGGTAATAGAACGATTTCCCCAGCATGAGCAGTGCGTCGTCAACAAGGTCCGAGCCGGCATTAAACTGCAGGAGTTTGGAAAGCTTTTCAATAACCTTGTTAAAAGCGTCGCTGGCCGTACCAGTCGGGCGCGGCTCATATTGGGAAAAAATATTTTTCCTCTGGTCTAAAACAGTCTTCTCGGCGTCATCAAAACTTTTAGCGGCGTTATAATACACGTTAAAATAGGCCGTAAAGTTATTCCATAATCCGCAGCCGGAAAAAATAACGGGGATAAGGAGAAAAGTAATAACAACCAGGTTTCTGGTTAATAATCTCTTTATAATATGCATATTGTTACGTTAAATGTGATGGAAATAGTAGAAGTTTTACAGTGCGTCCCTCCCTGATTCTTCTGTTCTGATGCGTATGGCGTCTATTACTTCTGTAATAAAGATCTTGCCGTCGCCTACCTGTCCGGTTTTGGCCGCGCGCAGAATGGCGTCCACCGCCTTTTCCACTTTACTTTCTTCAAGTACTACTTCAATCTTAATTTTAGGAACAAATTCAATCTGGTATTCACTGCCGCGGTAGGTTTCCTTGTGTCCTTTCTGTCTTCCATAGCCTCTGACCTCAGAGATGGTCAGTCCCCTGATTCCCTCCTCCAGAAGTGCTTCTTTTACTTCATCGAGCTTAAAAGGGCGGATTATGGCTTCTACTTTTCTCATTAAAACCTCTATAATAGTCGACCGGGTTTACGGCATTAAGGGATTGAACTTTAATATTTTAGCAGTTTAGATAACATGGCGGGAATCCAGGTATATTCTGAATTCCCGCCCGTATAATATACAAATAATACGATTATTTTCCGTGGCAGTTTTTGTATTTCTTGCCGCTGCCGCATGGGCAGGGTTCGTTTCTGCCTGTCTTTTCCTCAACCTGAATCGGCTGAAGCTTCTGACCTTCGCGTCCTGCCTGCTGCTGCTCTGAGCCGCCGTCGGAGGGCTGGTCGTCGCCTCTGGTATAAACACCCATGTTGTCGGTAGAGTCCTTAATTTCTCTTGTGCGCTGAACGGGGCGTCTTCTCCTCTGCTGAATTTCTTCAGGAGCCTGTGGCCAGAACTTGAAGCAGAATGAAATGACGTCGTTTCTGATCAGGCCTATAAGCTCAAGGAACATGTTGAAAGCTTCACCCTTGTATTCAATGAGCGGATCTTTCTGTCCGTAGGCTCTTAAGTGAATACCTTCTTTCAGGTCATCCATCTCTCTCAGGTGTTCTTTCCACTTGTCGTCAATAACGCTTAGTACTGCGTAGCGTTCCAGGCGTGCCATCAGGTCGCTTCCAACCATTTCCTCTTTTCTCTTATAGAAGTCCTTGCAGGCTTCCATAATCCTGTCCTTAACGCCGTCTTTGCCTAAAGCGTTAAAGTCATCGGGATTTATCTTCACGTCCACCAGCAGGTTCTGCAGCAGGGTTTCCTGCAACTGGTCAATTTCAACGTTATCAAAATGCTTTTCCACAAGTTCTGTTACGTACTCGTCAAGCATGTCGAGAATTTCGCCTTTCAAGCGTTCGCCTTCCAGTGCGTGGCGTCTTCTGTTATAGATAACTTCCCTCTGCTGGTTCATAACGTTATCGTATTCAAGAAGTCTCTTTCTTATGGCGAAGTTATTTTCCTCAACTTTTTTCTGTGCGCGTTCAACCGAGCGCGTAATAAGCGGATGCTGAATTACTTCACCTTCCTTAATACCAATTCTTTCCATAACTGACGAGATCCTGTCGCTGCCGAAGAGCCTCATCAGGTCGTCTTCCAGCGAAAGGAAGAATTTCGTTGTACCGGGGTCGCCCTGTCGTCCCGAACGGCCTCTTAACTGGCGGTCAATACGGCGTGCCTCGTGGCGTTCTGTACCAAGGATAAAAAGTCCTCCTTTTTCCCTTACGCCTGCACCCAGTTTAATATCGGTACCACGGCCTGCCATGTTGGTTGCAATTGTAACCGCGCCGGGCTGGCCTGCGTAGGCAACAATTTCAGCTTCCCTCTGGTGCTGCTTTGCGTTCAGCACGTTGTGGGGTATCGCCTTACGTTTAAGCATACGGCTTAGTGTTTCAGATACGTCAACCGAAGTTGTACCAACAAGCACCGGGCGCTGGTCTTTCCTCAGCTCTTCAATTTTTTCAATTACCGCGTTGTACTTTTCGCGCTTTGTCTTATAAACCGCGTCGTCCTGGTCTTCCCTTGTAATAGGTTTGTTGGTTGGAATTACAACAACGTCCAGTTTATAAATTTCAAAAAACTCTCCTTCTTCAGTCTCAGCCGTACCTGTCATACCGGCAAGCTTCTTATAAAGGCGGAAGTAGTTCTGAAGAGTAATTGTTGCAAGCGTCTGTGTGTCGCGTTCAACCTTAACGCTTTCCTTGGCTTCAATTGCCTGGTGGAGCCCGTCGGAGTATCTTCTGCCCGGAAGCACACGGCCCGTAAACTCATCAACAATGGCTATCTTGCCTTCTTCGGTAATAACGTATTCAACGTCTTTTTCAAAGAGTGCGTAAGCCTTAAGGAGCTGGTGGATTGTATGGATACGGTCGCTTCTTTCGGCATAAAGGTGGTAGAGTGAGTCTTTTTTCTTAAGCTTATCTTCTGAGCTTAAGCCTTCCTCGTTTTCAATATGGCTTACCTCGGTTCCAAGGTCCGGAAGCACAAAGTAGTCTTTTCCTTCACGGCTTCCTTTTGCAAGCTCTTCCCTTCCCATTTCGGTAAGGTCTATAGTGTTATTCTTTTCATCTATTGCAAAATAGAGCTCGTCATCAATTTCATGCATCCTTTTGCCCTGCTCTCTTAAGTATTCGAGCTCGGTCTGCTGCATGAGTTTTTTATTGGATGGCTCGCTGAAGAGCTTCTGCAGTTTTTTATTTTTAGGAAGTCCGCGGTATGCTCTAAGCAGAAGCACGCCTGCTTTTTCAACGCTTCCTTTTTCTCCTGAGTTTAAGAAGTCCTCGGCTTCCTGTGCAATCTTTGCAACAAGGCTTGCCTGCAGTCTGAAGAGCCTTTCAACGCTGGGTTTCATCTCGTCGAACTTGTGCTCGGCTGAGCCAACGGGTCCTGAAATGATAAGAGGCGTACGGGCTTCATCTATAAGGACAGAGTCAACTTCATCGACAATTGCGTAGTTGTGCTTGCGCTGAACCATGCCTTCGAGGTCGATTGTCATGTTGTCACGCAGGTAGTCAAAACCAAATTCATTGTTGGTACCGTAGGTAATATCCTTATTGTACTCAACCTTGCGCTGGTCGGGGTTCATGGTATTTATAATACAGCCGACTGTAAGACCGTGGAACTTGAAGATCTCGCCCATCCAGTCGCTGTCGCGTTTTGCAAGGTAGTCGTTAACCGTAACCAGGTGAACGCCTCTTCCTGTAAGGGCGTTAAGGTAGATAGGCAGTGTAGCCACAAGTGTTTTACCTTCACCTGTAGCCATTTCAGATATCTTGCCCTGATGAAGCACGATACCGCCGATGAGCTGTACGTCGTAGGGAACCATATCCCATGTAATTTTAACGCCGGCAGCCTCCCAGCTTTGGCCAACAAGGCGGCGGCAGGTATCTTTTACAACTGCGAATGCCTCGGGAAGGATTTCATCCAAAATGCTCTCGTACTTCTCATCCAGCTCTTCATCCAGCTTATCAAGCTCGTCATAAATAGGCTGCCTGTCCTCGTCCCCTTCATCAGACTTCAGGGACTCCTTAAGTTCATCAATCCTGCCTCTTAATTCGGCAGTTTCATTCTGGATCTTTTCCTTAAACTCAGCTGTCTTCCCCCTCAGCTCGTCATCTGTCAGATCCTTTAATTTCTCATAATATTCATTTATTTCTTCGACGATAGGCCATAGTTCTTTCAGGTTCTTTGTATGTTTGTCGCCAAAAATCTTTTTCAAAAAGTTATTAAGCATTAAAAAACTTCCTTTGGTTAAATGTAGTTCAAAATTAAGTAAAGGGGCATATAAATGCAATGAATCTTAAAATGCATTACAATTAAATTACTTGAATTAAGCAGATATTCCCGGTGCTATAATTCAAACCAAATATACTGTATTTTAGTTCGCAAAATGTGATTTGTTCCATAAATCAAGCATAATTTAATTAAAGCTTTAATTATTTGCCAAATTATATTTTATTTAAGGGTCCTAATGGTTAAATTGCCCGGCAAAAAGAAGGAATTTTAAGCAATCGGCAAGGTTACACTTTCAGAAAGGTTTTTAAAGGATCTGGGGCTTATTGCAGCCGGATACTTAGAAAGCGTGGAGTTCGACAGGCTTGTCATCCTCTTTGAAGAGGAAGCCTCCAGGCATTATTTTACCCATAATGCAGAGGCAAACCTGGCCAGGATTATGTCATCGCTCTACGACAAGGTGCATTTCCTGCTGGAAAGCTTAAAATACCCCTATTACATAGAAATTGTGGTCAGGATTGCGGTCTACAGCAATTATCTTACAGATATCATAATCCGGAATCCCGAGTACCTGAGCTGGATC
Encoded proteins:
- the mtgA gene encoding monofunctional biosynthetic peptidoglycan transglycosylase; the protein is MQFPENELGELYKKAIPKLQERKFIFGVLYVLFVMYMCIPSFEIPLIEYSHFRISSVMEQRAMEHFMVYYPRQSWASLDEISPNFLKSVVSMEDGKFFTHKGIDWEELEHSMKVNKRRKRIARGGSTITMQLAKNLFLRTDKNLFRKAKELMITVRMEKEVSKEALLENYANAIEFGDGIFGIKEASRVYFDKEPGALTVNECARLAAVIPSPLEHKPTDNSPYVLHRASLIRGRYNDVILP
- the secA gene encoding preprotein translocase subunit SecA; translation: MLNNFLKKIFGDKHTKNLKELWPIVEEINEYYEKLKDLTDDELRGKTAEFKEKIQNETAELRGRIDELKESLKSDEGDEDRQPIYDELDKLDEELDEKYESILDEILPEAFAVVKDTCRRLVGQSWEAAGVKITWDMVPYDVQLIGGIVLHQGKISEMATGEGKTLVATLPIYLNALTGRGVHLVTVNDYLAKRDSDWMGEIFKFHGLTVGCIINTMNPDQRKVEYNKDITYGTNNEFGFDYLRDNMTIDLEGMVQRKHNYAIVDEVDSVLIDEARTPLIISGPVGSAEHKFDEMKPSVERLFRLQASLVAKIAQEAEDFLNSGEKGSVEKAGVLLLRAYRGLPKNKKLQKLFSEPSNKKLMQQTELEYLREQGKRMHEIDDELYFAIDEKNNTIDLTEMGREELAKGSREGKDYFVLPDLGTEVSHIENEEGLSSEDKLKKKDSLYHLYAERSDRIHTIHQLLKAYALFEKDVEYVITEEGKIAIVDEFTGRVLPGRRYSDGLHQAIEAKESVKVERDTQTLATITLQNYFRLYKKLAGMTGTAETEEGEFFEIYKLDVVVIPTNKPITREDQDDAVYKTKREKYNAVIEKIEELRKDQRPVLVGTTSVDVSETLSRMLKRKAIPHNVLNAKQHQREAEIVAYAGQPGAVTIATNMAGRGTDIKLGAGVREKGGLFILGTERHEARRIDRQLRGRSGRQGDPGTTKFFLSLEDDLMRLFGSDRISSVMERIGIKEGEVIQHPLITRSVERAQKKVEENNFAIRKRLLEYDNVMNQQREVIYNRRRHALEGERLKGEILDMLDEYVTELVEKHFDNVEIDQLQETLLQNLLVDVKINPDDFNALGKDGVKDRIMEACKDFYKRKEEMVGSDLMARLERYAVLSVIDDKWKEHLREMDDLKEGIHLRAYGQKDPLIEYKGEAFNMFLELIGLIRNDVISFCFKFWPQAPEEIQQRRRRPVQRTREIKDSTDNMGVYTRGDDQPSDGGSEQQQAGREGQKLQPIQVEEKTGRNEPCPCGSGKKYKNCHGK
- a CDS encoding AAA family ATPase translates to MKDEICLRLEAEVLNTILTDKHSFISAAAINAPSGIFSGEEHRIIYSQAMDYFFETGLAPTFDKLYDRLFIQGSHHELRDYFLNVIQQASINRHTGNIIKRLTEIKIEREIRNCFKNTHESGLDFANKLIEDFNLILQENIGGCIKEIRNIDVAEEVLKELHDGLKGVNAQYIPTLIPNLDRQITGIPKNQVTIIAARPGMGKTDLMLQLMRNFMRQGLKPGIFSLEMDAKSLLIRNLSEAANINTLTIDGRELNQEEINMLIQAAKKYSLDDYIVDDTPRQNPESIKAKINYWRLRHKVDVIIIDYLTLIQTRYQKQRYDLEIGELVKDLRSLAKQTGVPIVILSQLNRDSEKRISHRPQLGDLRESGSIEQEAHLVLLLYRPAEYGVNPFEGSNYLYYDNQGSPLKAEEYMEIVIAKARSGRTGVVPVQYVPSIHHIEGARCVKV
- a CDS encoding ATP-binding protein, which encodes MRRKELLQLIEEGENLHCEFKLRFSSHEKIAKEMIAFANTKGGYMIFGIDDDKTVVGVQSEKGEAELIKEAASQYCEPPVKFSLEYIDLNNKEIVVAEIPESDEKPHRLQDYLPELDITKAQVYVRVNDKSMLASKEMVRILRADAQKTELVKYVVGSSEKIVFDYLDKNETINVKLLSRLANISERRASRTLVKLVRARMLLIHTKDNGEEFFTYTG
- a CDS encoding P-II family nitrogen regulator, which codes for MRKVEAIIRPFKLDEVKEALLEEGIRGLTISEVRGYGRQKGHKETYRGSEYQIEFVPKIKIEVVLEESKVEKAVDAILRAAKTGQVGDGKIFITEVIDAIRIRTEESGRDAL
- a CDS encoding ATP-dependent 6-phosphofructokinase: MKRIGILTGGGDCPGLNAVIRGVSKPAHDYGMEVFGIEDGFEGLVQGKARQLYNRDVSGILTTGGTILGSSNKGDPFHWPEEVNGEIIITDKSKAALRNYQGWNLDALIAIGGDGTMNICSKLSKMGMNIVGVPKTIDNDLEATDQTFGHDSAVYVVSEAIDRLHTTASSHHRVMVVEVMGRYAGWIALNGGLAGGADIILLPEFPFSWQKVYDHVIRRDMMGKRFSIVCVAEGAKPEDGQMVVRATDKKRTDPLQLGGIGELVAKNISDATGLETRVTVLGHLQRGGSPTPYDRILSTKFGTYAIELASKKKFGRMVALKGSEITSVKIEDAIAHQKLVVPTTQAVISAKAVGVRFASALVD
- a CDS encoding Rrf2 family transcriptional regulator; its protein translation is MKGFVLLYRSVTRDEIWTSEPVVNRAMAFIDLLLLASHNARTLRLRNTKIHVEPGDVPYSSRFLAKRWKTSRFFVDKFLKYLSQRGSVKVIPGKNTPVIRFVNWDKYQIQPHLKRLTLKSDHLKSAGSRPPVCPKSQPPEGPVSQPPENLQYEPKTKENRAFTENLQPPESRNPGRNQQCINTINNYIKENIQSPDESGLCALLLKKMTENYAPRRIPQFNKWQKEISYMLNEGIPFEKISRVIEFSQNTDFWKSRIRSASSLNFNFETLAMQMTAAEKKNQNLQLNSPRILL
- a CDS encoding tetratricopeptide repeat protein is translated as MHIIKRLLTRNLVVITFLLIPVIFSGCGLWNNFTAYFNVYYNAAKSFDDAEKTVLDQRKNIFSQYEPRPTGTASDAFNKVIEKLSKLLQFNAGSDLVDDALLMLGKSFYYQQDYQKALRKFTELISTFPKSELATEAQLYIGMTQLRLRNYTQAEATLNEVQKAAREQDDRDILTKVYIQQIGYLISQEKYDDAIARCQELLKVSDDGKVNAAVIYEMGKTYLKVNKPEEAAKAFAGVLDYDPTYDMEYNSKLQYGKVQRQLGNLDRSLNIFTDISDEQKYDAYRDTTELQIGLSYLEMKRYDDAFAQFTKVDTSFKQSPNAGIAQYYEGEILEKQHADYDSANYYYKKSMSSSAPQEFTQKASRKVQNFTKYDNLTASINQLNKQLNYLQNPQSYVQDSAAYYKEQAVLDSLAKEKAKQTAEQQKEDNANSRNSRGSDTRTQQQAGQQKKKSAPVMPKISADSIKTMLSKNEYELGSLFFTELNVPDSAFYYYNHIVTSYPGNPYMARSLYALGSYYLTKDNKAKADSLFEVIYKDYNNESIVNAAASKLGKPIINLKYDEAEELFVHAEQTMKDSLYKDAISEFRSIYHKYPKSSFAPKALYASGYIYENNLDMPDSAAAVYDSVLTKFPSTAYANAVRSKLQVFKDEKKKEQAVRDSINNAKNALNKPEDKQQNTSPQMADSLSNSPKTNNANVNQNNTQPGQNVQQNNNQSAPPQGGHQNSEKPIVPHQNPVKDSLNVKSQTPPGAMNNGAIKDSAGTKTEPKDSAN